In Leguminivora glycinivorella isolate SPB_JAAS2020 chromosome 11, LegGlyc_1.1, whole genome shotgun sequence, a single window of DNA contains:
- the LOC125230836 gene encoding protein insensitive-like, translated as MCETIKSLRKQLKEALESSPPSRAEKPDADVATDEDERIISNQQKTALIQNHRRNHKRSSSSCITANNPNSDTGASEDEWKPEDYRPSKQNINDIKTPKGNEPVPIGEGYATVPARVLKQIDWRSYTSATRKLLTSVFTRRELATHSLTGKSSPAFPGKPAKKRLNPELVNDIVQTVVEKSKVNASLVRTSITTKCADESKMYRNRQKNKKNQENFPPSPHNDK; from the exons ATGTGTGAGACAATAAAATCTTTACGCAAACAGCTAAAGGAAGCTCTCGAGAGTTCACCTCCTTCTAGGGCTGAAAAACCAGATGCTGATGTTGCTACCGATGAAGATGAAAGAATAATCAGCAATCAGCAGAAAACTGCCCTAATACAAAATCATAGAAGAAACCATAAGCGAAGCTCGAGTTCTTGTATTACG GCCAATAATCCAAACTCGGACACTGGTGCATCTGAGGATGAGTGGAAGCCTGAGGATTACAGGCCAAGCAAGCAAAATATTAATGACATCAAGACACCTAAGGGGAATGAGCCG GTGCCGATTGGAGAGGGATACGCAACAGTACCAGCCAGGGTCCTTAAGCAAATTGATTGGAGATCATACACTAGTGCGACAAGGAAACTGTTGACTTCGGTGTTTACACGCCG agAGTTAGCGACTCATTCATTGACCGGGAAATCTTCTCCTGCCTTCCCGGGAAAACCTGCGAAGAAACGTCTCAATCCCGAGCTCGTCAATGACATCGTGCAGACTGTCGTTGAAAAATCAAAGGTCAACGCAAGCTTGGTGCG aacgAGTATAACTACGAAATGTGCTGATGAGAGCAAAATGTACCGCAAtcgtcaaaaaaataaaaagaaccaAGAAAACTTTCCTCCATCGCCGCATAATGATAAATGA